In the Silurus meridionalis isolate SWU-2019-XX chromosome 6, ASM1480568v1, whole genome shotgun sequence genome, one interval contains:
- the mta2 gene encoding metastasis-associated protein MTA2 isoform X1, with protein sequence MAANMYRVGDYVYFENSSSNPYLIRRIEELNKTANGNVEAKVVCLFRRRDISSNLNTLADSNARDFEEESKQPTIPDQQKHQLKHRELFLSRQFESLPATHIRGKCNVTLLNETDLLTGYLEREDCFFYSLVFDPVQKTLLADQGEIRVGSKYQAEIPDKLPEVDADTRVQEKLETKVWDPDNQLKDSQIDQFLVVARAVGTFARALDCSSSIRQPSLHMSAAAASRDITLFHAMDTLQKNGYDLAKAMSTLVPQGGPVLCRDEMEEWSASEAMLFEEALEKYGKDFNDIRQDFLPWKSLASVVQFYYMWKTTDRYIQQKRLKAAEADSKLKQVYIPTYTKPNPNQIMAPGNKPGMNGAAGFQKGLCCESCHTAQSPQWYAWGPPNMQCRLCASCWIYWKKYGGLKTPTQLEGATRPGSDAPSRSHMTRQEVQGMSPFTNSAGRAKLLAKNRQTFILQTTKLTRVARRVCQDILQSRRAARRPYASINANAVKAECMIRLPKVAKVAMKNRPIPRPSLINIVKELAVQAPLKLKAPRGAPTPINRNQANQPRSATALLGKRPFESGGGHSFSTNGRPFMSGMRTTAQSVIKRQRVSQADAPNPVVFVATKETRALRKHLTQAEMRRAARKPNIPVRVKLPLPPRPIPVPVLPSSTSEPIVLED encoded by the exons ATGGCGGCGAACATGTACCGCGTCGGAG ATTATGTGTACTTTGAGAACTCGTCCAGTAATCCCTACCTGATCCGTCGAATAGAAGAACTCAACAAG ACGGCCAATGGAAACGTAGAAGCCAAGGTCGTGTGTCTCTTCAGGAGAAGAGATATTTCTAGCAATCTTAACACTCTTGCTGACAGCAATGCTA gAGACTTTGAGGAGGAATCCAAGCAGCCAACGATCCCCGATCAACAAAAACACCAGCTTAAACACAGAgaattgttcctgtcccgacaGTTTGAGTCTCTTCCTGCCACACACATACG AGGGAAATGTAACGTCACGCTTCTGAATGAGACTGATCTTTTAACCGGCTACCTAGAAAGAGAg GACTGTTTCTTCTACTCGCTGGTGTTTGACCCGGTTCAGAAAACCCTGCTGGCTGACCAGGGTGAGATCAGGGTGGGCTCCAAATATCAGGCTGAGATTCCTGACAAATTGCCAGAAG TTGATGCGGACACAAGAGTACAAGAGAAACTGGAGACGAAGGTGTGGGATCCAGATAACCagctgaaggactctcagataGATCAGTTCCTGGTGGTGGCCCG gGCTGTGGGGACTTTTGCCCGTGCCTTGGACTGCAGTAGTTCTATTCGCCAGCCAAGTCTGCACATGAGTGCAGCAgctgcatccagagacattaCCCTG TTCCATGCCATGGACACACTGCAGAAGAATGGTTATGACTTGGCcaaggccatgtccacactggTGCCACAGGGCGGCCCTGTGCTCTGTCGGGACGAAATGGAAGAATGGAGTGCCTCGGAAGCCATGCTGTTCGAGGAAGCACTGGAGAAATATGGCAAAGACTTCAATGACATTCGCCAGGACTTT TTACCTTGGAAGTCATTAGCCAGTGTTGTTCAGTTCTATTACATGTGGAAAACCACAGACCGTTATATCCAGCAG AAAAGACTGAAGGCAGCTGAAGCAGACAGTAAACTGAAACAGGTTTACATCCCCACCTA CACCAAGCCCAACCCTAACCAGATTATGGCTCCTGGTAACAAACCCGGCATGAACGGAGCTGCAGGTTTTCAGAAGGGCCTGTGCTGCGAGAGTTGCCATA CTGCTCAATCTCCTCAGTGGTATGCTTGGGGTCCTCCTAACATGCAGTGTCGACTCTGCGCCTCCTGCTGGATTTACTGGAAGAAATATGGTGGGCTAAAGACACCCACTCAACTAGAGGGTGCTACAAGACCTGGCTCG GATGCCCCCTCACGTAGTCACATGACTCGTCAGGAAGTGCAGGGCATGTCACCCTTCACTAACAGCGCCGGCAGAGCTAAGCTTTTGGCAAAAAATCGGCAGACATTTATTCTGCAGACCACCAAGCTGACCCGTGTCGCTCGGCGTGTGTGCCAGGACATCCTGCAGTCACGTCGTGCTGCCCGCCGCCCCTACGCATCCATCAACGCCAATGCTGTAAAAGCAGAGT GTATGATCAGACTCCCCAAAGTGGCAAAAGTTGCTATGAAGAACCGCCCTATTCCACGACCATCTCTCATTAACATAGTCAAAGAATTAG CTGTCCAGGCTCCCCTTAAACTTAAAGCTCCTAGAGGTGCTCCCACTCCAATCAATCGCAACCAGGCCAACCAACCCCGCAGTGCAACGGCCCTGCTTGGCAAGAGACCGTTTGAAAGT GGGGGCGGACACTCGTTCTCCACCAACGGGAGGCCATTTATGAGCGGCATGAGGACGACCGCCCAGTCAGTCATAAAGCGCCAGAGAGTTAGTCAGGCAGATGCTCCAAATCCTGTAGTTTTTGTGGCTACTAAAGAAACCAG GGCCCTGAGAAAACACCTTACTCAGGCTGAGATGAGACGAGCAGCTAGGAAACCCAACATCCCTGTCAGAGTGAAACTTCCTTTGCCACCCCGGCCAATTCCTGTCCCCGTTCTACCCTCTAGCACCAGCGAGCCAATTGTGCTGGAGGATtaa
- the cth1 gene encoding cysteine three histidine 1, whose protein sequence is MMFETSQDDLLLFPSEGSDEVFFPVESLASGGQSLAEALLPLVESPSPPLNPWLCSTRYKTELCSRYADSGTCKYAERCQFAHGLHDLHVPSRHPKYKTELCRSFHTAGYCMYGSRCLFVHSLKEQRPVRHRRRNVPCRTYRAFGVCPFGTRCHFLHIEGGSESDCAEEKTCGPPSCSSEWKPRGALCRTFSAFGFCLYGTRCRFQHGLPNNVKGINLSPAPWSPQVLGRALSPASDMQSSSSSSSSSPQSLLASPVFPDDSSPVTPPSAEVVANNAFTFSSQHLNDLLLPLALRLQQLGQASNLNAGVLDQPRLP, encoded by the exons ATGATGTTTGAG ACCAGCCAAGATGACTTGCTGCTGTTTCCCTCTGAGGGTAGTGATGAGGTGTTTTTCCCTGTGGAAAGCTTGGCTAGTGGGGGTCAGTCCCTGGCTGAAGCCTTGCTGCCATTGGTTGAGtctccctctcctcctctcaACCCCTGGCTCTGCTCAACACGCTACAAGACTGAGCTGTGCAGCCGATATGCCGACAGTGGTACTTGCAAGTATGCTGAGCGTTGCCAGTTTGCTCATGGCCTGCATGACCTCCACGTGCCCTCCCGCCATCCCAAGTACAAGACGGAGCTGTGCCGCTCCTTCCACACAGCGGGCTACTGCATGTATGGAAGCCGCTGCCTTTTCGTGCACAGCCTGAAGGAGCAAAGGCCAGTTCGTCACAGGCGCCGCAACGTACCTTGTCGCACATACCGTGCCTTTGGTGTTTGCCCCTTTGGCACACGCTGCCACTTCCTGCATATTGAGGGTGGTTCAGAGTCTGATTGTGCCGAGGAGAAAACCTGCGGTCCCCCTTCTTGCTCCAGTGAATGGAAACCCCGCGGTGCCCTCTGCCGTACCTTCAGTGCATTCGGCTTTTGCTTGTATGGTACTCGCTGCCGATTTCAGCATGGCCTCCCAAATAATGTGAAGGGTATCAATTTGAGCCCGGCACCCTGGTCACCACAAGTGCTTGGAAGGGCCCTCTCTCCTGCTTCAGATATGcaatcttcctcttcctcatcctcctcctcacctcagTCCTTGCTGGCCTCACCTGTGTTTCCTGATGACTCCAGTCCAGTCACACCCCCGTCTGCAGAAGTTGTGGCAAACAACGCTTTTACCTTTAGCAGCCAGCACCTGAACGACCTGCTGTTGCCATTGGCCCTTAGACTCCAACAGCTGGGACAAGCTTCTAACCTAAATGCTGGTGTTCTTGACCAACCACGACTGCCATAA
- the mta2 gene encoding metastasis-associated protein MTA2 isoform X2, producing the protein MAANMYRVGDYVYFENSSSNPYLIRRIEELNKTANGNVEAKVVCLFRRRDISSNLNTLADSNARDFEEESKQPTIPDQQKHQLKHRELFLSRQFESLPATHIRGKCNVTLLNETDLLTGYLEREDCFFYSLVFDPVQKTLLADQGEIRVGSKYQAEIPDKLPEVDADTRVQEKLETKVWDPDNQLKDSQIDQFLVVARAVGTFARALDCSSSIRQPSLHMSAAAASRDITLFHAMDTLQKNGYDLAKAMSTLVPQGGPVLCRDEMEEWSASEAMLFEEALEKYGKDFNDIRQDFLPWKSLASVVQFYYMWKTTDRYIQQKRLKAAEADSKLKQVYIPTYTKPNPNQIMAPGNKPGMNGAAGFQKGLCCESCHTAQSPQWYAWGPPNMQCRLCASCWIYWKKYGGLKTPTQLEGATRPGSDAPSRSHMTRQEVQGMSPFTNSAGRAKLLAKNRQTFILQTTKLTRVARRVCQDILQSRRAARRPYASINANAVKAECMIRLPKVAKVAMKNRPIPRPSLINIVKELAVQAPLKLKAPRGAPTPINRNQANQPRSATALLGKRPFESGPEKTPYSG; encoded by the exons ATGGCGGCGAACATGTACCGCGTCGGAG ATTATGTGTACTTTGAGAACTCGTCCAGTAATCCCTACCTGATCCGTCGAATAGAAGAACTCAACAAG ACGGCCAATGGAAACGTAGAAGCCAAGGTCGTGTGTCTCTTCAGGAGAAGAGATATTTCTAGCAATCTTAACACTCTTGCTGACAGCAATGCTA gAGACTTTGAGGAGGAATCCAAGCAGCCAACGATCCCCGATCAACAAAAACACCAGCTTAAACACAGAgaattgttcctgtcccgacaGTTTGAGTCTCTTCCTGCCACACACATACG AGGGAAATGTAACGTCACGCTTCTGAATGAGACTGATCTTTTAACCGGCTACCTAGAAAGAGAg GACTGTTTCTTCTACTCGCTGGTGTTTGACCCGGTTCAGAAAACCCTGCTGGCTGACCAGGGTGAGATCAGGGTGGGCTCCAAATATCAGGCTGAGATTCCTGACAAATTGCCAGAAG TTGATGCGGACACAAGAGTACAAGAGAAACTGGAGACGAAGGTGTGGGATCCAGATAACCagctgaaggactctcagataGATCAGTTCCTGGTGGTGGCCCG gGCTGTGGGGACTTTTGCCCGTGCCTTGGACTGCAGTAGTTCTATTCGCCAGCCAAGTCTGCACATGAGTGCAGCAgctgcatccagagacattaCCCTG TTCCATGCCATGGACACACTGCAGAAGAATGGTTATGACTTGGCcaaggccatgtccacactggTGCCACAGGGCGGCCCTGTGCTCTGTCGGGACGAAATGGAAGAATGGAGTGCCTCGGAAGCCATGCTGTTCGAGGAAGCACTGGAGAAATATGGCAAAGACTTCAATGACATTCGCCAGGACTTT TTACCTTGGAAGTCATTAGCCAGTGTTGTTCAGTTCTATTACATGTGGAAAACCACAGACCGTTATATCCAGCAG AAAAGACTGAAGGCAGCTGAAGCAGACAGTAAACTGAAACAGGTTTACATCCCCACCTA CACCAAGCCCAACCCTAACCAGATTATGGCTCCTGGTAACAAACCCGGCATGAACGGAGCTGCAGGTTTTCAGAAGGGCCTGTGCTGCGAGAGTTGCCATA CTGCTCAATCTCCTCAGTGGTATGCTTGGGGTCCTCCTAACATGCAGTGTCGACTCTGCGCCTCCTGCTGGATTTACTGGAAGAAATATGGTGGGCTAAAGACACCCACTCAACTAGAGGGTGCTACAAGACCTGGCTCG GATGCCCCCTCACGTAGTCACATGACTCGTCAGGAAGTGCAGGGCATGTCACCCTTCACTAACAGCGCCGGCAGAGCTAAGCTTTTGGCAAAAAATCGGCAGACATTTATTCTGCAGACCACCAAGCTGACCCGTGTCGCTCGGCGTGTGTGCCAGGACATCCTGCAGTCACGTCGTGCTGCCCGCCGCCCCTACGCATCCATCAACGCCAATGCTGTAAAAGCAGAGT GTATGATCAGACTCCCCAAAGTGGCAAAAGTTGCTATGAAGAACCGCCCTATTCCACGACCATCTCTCATTAACATAGTCAAAGAATTAG CTGTCCAGGCTCCCCTTAAACTTAAAGCTCCTAGAGGTGCTCCCACTCCAATCAATCGCAACCAGGCCAACCAACCCCGCAGTGCAACGGCCCTGCTTGGCAAGAGACCGTTTGAAAGT GGCCCTGAGAAAACACCTTACTCAGGCTGA